A single genomic interval of Zingiber officinale cultivar Zhangliang chromosome 4A, Zo_v1.1, whole genome shotgun sequence harbors:
- the LOC121971175 gene encoding growth-regulating factor 10-like isoform X1 has translation MAPERDETDSSARPPYQNQSLLSPPRKLPRFASDEAGLVTMAAPSPLVLGLGLELGRGSPTDASKPPTFTFMQLQELEHQALIFKYMAAGLPVPLHLVLPIWKSVAASSFVHCHYPSRLFPSILLMGYGSFFLDYRNNMEPEPGRCRRTDGKKWRCSRDVVPDQKYCERHMHRGRNRSRKPVEPAGAAATAATSTQLSISIPSAFSSPNSTINNCL, from the exons ATGGCGCCGGAGCGGGACGAAACAGACTCTTCCGCCAGGCCGCCGTATCAAAATCAGAGCCTCCTCTCGCCGCCGCGCAAGCTCCCCCGCTTCGCCTCCGACGAAGCAG GACTGGTGACGATGGCGGCGCCGTCGCCCTTGGTACTGGGTTTAGGCCTCGAGCTCGGCCGAGGAAGCCCCACCGACGCGTCGAAGCCGCCTACCTTCACCTTCATGCAGTTACAGGAGCTGGAGCACCAGGCGCTCATTTTCAAGTACATGGCCGCCGGCCTCCCTGTCCCCCTCCATCTCGTCCTCCCCATTTGGAAGAGCGTCGCCGCCTCATCCTTCGTCCACTGCCATTACCCCTCTCGTTTGTTCCCATCAATCCTCT TGATGGGGTACGGGAGCTTCTTCTTGGACTACCGGAACAACATGGAACCGGAGCCGGGGCGGTGCAGGCGGACGGACGGCAAGAAGTGGCGGTGCTCCAGAGACGTCGTCCCCGACCAGAAGTACTGCGAGCGACACATGCACCGTGGACGCAACCGTTCAAGAAAGCCCGTGGAACCCGCTGGTGCCGCCGCCACCGCCGCCACATCCACGCAGCTTTCCATTTCCATTCCATCCGCTTTCTCATCCCCCAACTCCACCATTAACAACTGTCTGTGA
- the LOC121971174 gene encoding uncharacterized protein LOC121971174 produces the protein MTYQAQDAEGIVVLVTRRGTEDANGDYVTLGDGEAHCRRRKWSLIWRWLRVVLLCVFLCAAAAPLVIFVGPLIIRKVVVPVLNWETRTFSRPILVLLLFASIAMFPTILLPSSPCMWIAGMTFGYGYGFLLIMAGSLIGMSLPFFVGSFFRRDLHRWLEKWPKKAAIVRLACEGDWFHQFRAVVLLRISPFPYLIFNYAAVAANIKYGPYISGSAIGTVHEIFITIYSGRLIRSLVDATNTGVFLSMQQIIYDAIGFCVAAAATAAITIHAKRTLQTLQAEEELG, from the exons ATGACCTATCAGGCGCAGGATGCTGAGGGCATCGTCGTCCTGGTGACGAGGCGGGGGACGGAGGATGCGAATGGGGATTACGTCACGTTGGGCGACGGCGAGGCCCATTGCCGTCGAAGGAAGTGGAGTTTAATCTGGCGGTGGCTGAGGGTGGTTCTCTTGTGTGTTTTTTTGTGTGCCGCAGCTGCGCCTCTCGTCATCTTTGTCGGCCCCTTGATCATCCGAAAG GTAGTTGTACCTGTGTTGAACTGGGAAACAAGAACATTCAGTAGACCTATCCTTGTGCTGTTACTTTTTGCTTCTATTGCCATGTTTCCAACTATCTTGTTGCCTTCATCACCTTGCATGTGGATAGCTGGGATGACTTTTGGCTATGGTTATGGCTTTCTGCTAATTATGGCTGGGAGCCTTATAGGCATGTCACTGCCTTTTTTTGTTGGATCATTTTTTCGCCGTGATCTACAT AGATGGTTGGAGAAATGGCCCAAGAAAGCAGCCATTGTAAGATTAGCCTGTGAAGGAGATTGGTTTCATCAATTTCGAGCCGTAGTTTTGCTCAGGATTTCACCGTTCCCATATCTTATATTTAATTATGCAGCTGTTGCTGCTAATATTAAGTATGGTCCATATATATCTGGTTCAGCTATAGGAACTGTGCACGAGATCTTCATAACAATTTACAG CGGTAGACTGATTCGAAGCTTAGTGGATGCTACAAACACTGGAGTTTTCCTTTCAATGCAGCAGATCATCTATGATGCGATTGGGTTTTGCGTTGCAGCAGCAGCAACCGCAGCTATTACTATCCATGCCAAGAGAACTCTTCAAACTCTTCAAGCCGAAGAGGAACTGGGTTAG
- the LOC121971175 gene encoding growth-regulating factor 12-like isoform X2, with protein MAPERDETDSSARPPYQNQSLLSPPRKLPRFASDEAGLVTMAAPSPLVLGLGLELGRGSPTDASKPPTFTFMQLQELEHQALIFKYMAAGLPVPLHLVLPIWKSVAASSFVHCHYPSLMGYGSFFLDYRNNMEPEPGRCRRTDGKKWRCSRDVVPDQKYCERHMHRGRNRSRKPVEPAGAAATAATSTQLSISIPSAFSSPNSTINNCL; from the exons ATGGCGCCGGAGCGGGACGAAACAGACTCTTCCGCCAGGCCGCCGTATCAAAATCAGAGCCTCCTCTCGCCGCCGCGCAAGCTCCCCCGCTTCGCCTCCGACGAAGCAG GACTGGTGACGATGGCGGCGCCGTCGCCCTTGGTACTGGGTTTAGGCCTCGAGCTCGGCCGAGGAAGCCCCACCGACGCGTCGAAGCCGCCTACCTTCACCTTCATGCAGTTACAGGAGCTGGAGCACCAGGCGCTCATTTTCAAGTACATGGCCGCCGGCCTCCCTGTCCCCCTCCATCTCGTCCTCCCCATTTGGAAGAGCGTCGCCGCCTCATCCTTCGTCCACTGCCATTACCCCTCTC TGATGGGGTACGGGAGCTTCTTCTTGGACTACCGGAACAACATGGAACCGGAGCCGGGGCGGTGCAGGCGGACGGACGGCAAGAAGTGGCGGTGCTCCAGAGACGTCGTCCCCGACCAGAAGTACTGCGAGCGACACATGCACCGTGGACGCAACCGTTCAAGAAAGCCCGTGGAACCCGCTGGTGCCGCCGCCACCGCCGCCACATCCACGCAGCTTTCCATTTCCATTCCATCCGCTTTCTCATCCCCCAACTCCACCATTAACAACTGTCTGTGA
- the LOC121971173 gene encoding ribosome production factor 2 homolog yields the protein MLKIKTPKTQRAKRALDNRAPKIVENAKKTLILHGTKTSGVVNAVLMQIYHMKRDNAVKYTKKNENIRPFESGGETSLEFFSLKTDCSLFVFGSHSKKRPNNLVLGRMFDHHIYDLVEVGVDNFKSTETFGYDKKLTPRIGSKPFFAFIGEGFESVEELKQLKEVLLDLFRGEVVENLNLAGIDHVFVCTAVSPTTVFFTHCALRLKKSGTLVPRMELVEVGPSMDLVIRRHRLPNDSVKKEATKTTSDQPKKKIKNVSSDIVQGKIGRIYIPDQKAGSIPLSNDIKGLKRERREAKKSKRAQETGENEAKKQKTCSDDHKLIGN from the exons ATGTTGAAGATAAAGACCCCCAAGACTCAACGAGCAAAACGTGCGCTCGATAACCGTGCTCCTAAAATC GTTGAGAATGCTAAGAAGACACTCATACTTCATGGTACGAAAACAAGTGGCGTGGTCAACGCGGTCCTAATGCAAATTTATCACATGAAGAGAGATAATGCGGTGAAGTACACTAAGAAGAACGAAAATATTAGACCTTTTGAGAGTGGCGGGGAGACTTCTCTGGAATTTTTCTCTCTTAAAACTGATTGCAGTCTTTTTGTG TTTGGTTCTCATTCTAAGAAAAGACCAAACAATCTAGTTTTGGGGCGAATGTTTGATCATCATATTTATGACCTTGTTGAAGTTGGAGTGGATAACTTCAAATCAACAGAAACCTTTGGGTATGACAAGAAATTAACTCCTCGAATTGGTTCAAAGCCATTCTTTGCTTTCATAGGGGAAGGATTTGAAAGTGTGGAAGAGTTGAAACAGTTGAAGGAAGTCTTGCTTGACCTCTTCAGAGGAGAG GTTGTAGAAAACCTAAATCTTGCAGGCATTGATCATGTGTTTGTATGCACAGCTGTTTCTCCAACTACAGTCTTTTTCACCCACTGTGCTCTTCGCCTAAAAAAATCTGGCACATTGGTTCCTAGGATGGAATTAGTTGAGGTTGGACCATCCATGGATTTGGTGATTCGACGGCACCGACTTCCTAATGACAGCGTAAAGAAAGAGGCAACGAAAACCACTTCTGATCAGCCGAAAAAGAAG ATAAAAAATGTAAGCAGTGATATAGTCCAGGGTAAGATTGGCAGAATCTACATTCCAGACCAAAAG GCTGGTAGCATTCCACTATCAAATGACATTAAGGGTTTGAAGAGGGAACGACGTGAGGCTAAGAAATCAAAACGCGCTCAAGAAACTGGAGAAAATGAAGCAAAGAAACAAAAGACATGTTCAGATGATCATAAGTTGATTGGCAACTAG